In Mangifera indica cultivar Alphonso chromosome 1, CATAS_Mindica_2.1, whole genome shotgun sequence, a single genomic region encodes these proteins:
- the LOC123208819 gene encoding DNA-3-methyladenine glycosylase 1-like isoform X4: MMKRPSRTSNTADKISQNPTSSSRIPFRPQKIRKLITPAPPNPVDNPVNSPKIVKPLTFDGEIDLALQYLRGTDPLLATLIDTHRPPSFESGRTPFLSLVKSILYQQLAYKAAKSIYDRFLSLLGGEDKVLADAVISISAQRLRELGVSFRKASYIHDLADKYMKGILSDDLILQMDDEMLFKMLTSVKGVGPWSVHMFMMFSLHKPDVLPVSDLGVRKGVQALYGLKELPGALKMEEVCEKWRPYRSVGAWYMWRLMEAKGTSPNGSTER, encoded by the exons ATGATGAAGAGGCCATCTCGGACCAGCAACACTGCAGACAAAATCTCTCAAAACCCAACATCCTCCTCCAGGATTCCATTTCGTCCCCAAAAAATCCGAAAACTTATTACCCCCGCCCCTCCTAATCCTGTCGACAATCCTGTTAATTCGCCCAAAATTGTTAAGCCGCTTACATTCGATGGCGAAATAGACCTCGCTCTGCAATATCTACGCGGCACAGATCCTCTTTTAGCAACCCTCATAGACACACATCGTCCACCCTCATTTGAGTCTGGTCGAACGCCATTTTTGTCTCTCGTTAAGAGTATACTCTATCAGCAACTGGCCTACAAGGCTGCGAAATCAATCTACGATCGTTTCCTCTCCCTGCTTGGGGGCGAAGATAAGGTCCTTGCTGATGCAGTTATATCCATCTCAGCTCAACGGCTACGTGAATTGGGAGTTTCGTTTCGAAAAGCGAGCTACATTCATGACCTAGCAGACAAGTATATGAAGGGGATTTTATCGGATGATTTGATTCTTCAAATGGACGATGAGATGCTTTTCAAAATGTTGACGAGTGTGAAGGGTGTTGGCCCGTGGTCTGTTCACATGTTTATGATGTTCTCACTGCACAAGCCTGATGTTTTACCGGTCAGTGATTTGGGAGTGAGAAAAGGAGTGCAAGCTCTGTATGGATTGAAAGAGTTGCCAGGGGCTTTGAAAATGGAAGAGGTTTGTGAGAAGTGGAGGCCCTACAGGTCTGTTGGGGCTTGGTACATGTGGAGATTAATGGAAGCCAAAGGAACTTCACCAAATGGAAGTACAG AGAGATGA
- the LOC123208819 gene encoding DNA-3-methyladenine glycosylase 1-like isoform X2, translating into MMKRPSRTSNTADKISQNPTSSSRIPFRPQKIRKLITPAPPNPVDNPVNSPKIVKPLTFDGEIDLALQYLRGTDPLLATLIDTHRPPSFESGRTPFLSLVKSILYQQLAYKAAKSIYDRFLSLLGGEDKVLADAVISISAQRLRELGVSFRKASYIHDLADKYMKGILSDDLILQMDDEMLFKMLTSVKGVGPWSVHMFMMFSLHKPDVLPVSDLGVRKGVQALYGLKELPGALKMEEVCEKWRPYRSVGAWYMWRLMEAKGTSPNGSTGLDGCTDPKCKWIKRDDCQSIREHG; encoded by the exons ATGATGAAGAGGCCATCTCGGACCAGCAACACTGCAGACAAAATCTCTCAAAACCCAACATCCTCCTCCAGGATTCCATTTCGTCCCCAAAAAATCCGAAAACTTATTACCCCCGCCCCTCCTAATCCTGTCGACAATCCTGTTAATTCGCCCAAAATTGTTAAGCCGCTTACATTCGATGGCGAAATAGACCTCGCTCTGCAATATCTACGCGGCACAGATCCTCTTTTAGCAACCCTCATAGACACACATCGTCCACCCTCATTTGAGTCTGGTCGAACGCCATTTTTGTCTCTCGTTAAGAGTATACTCTATCAGCAACTGGCCTACAAGGCTGCGAAATCAATCTACGATCGTTTCCTCTCCCTGCTTGGGGGCGAAGATAAGGTCCTTGCTGATGCAGTTATATCCATCTCAGCTCAACGGCTACGTGAATTGGGAGTTTCGTTTCGAAAAGCGAGCTACATTCATGACCTAGCAGACAAGTATATGAAGGGGATTTTATCGGATGATTTGATTCTTCAAATGGACGATGAGATGCTTTTCAAAATGTTGACGAGTGTGAAGGGTGTTGGCCCGTGGTCTGTTCACATGTTTATGATGTTCTCACTGCACAAGCCTGATGTTTTACCGGTCAGTGATTTGGGAGTGAGAAAAGGAGTGCAAGCTCTGTATGGATTGAAAGAGTTGCCAGGGGCTTTGAAAATGGAAGAGGTTTGTGAGAAGTGGAGGCCCTACAGGTCTGTTGGGGCTTGGTACATGTGGAGATTAATGGAAGCCAAAGGAACTTCACCAAATGGAAGTACAG GGCTGGATGGTTGCACTGATCCGAAATGTAAATGGATTAAG AGAGATGACTGTCAATCCATTAGAGAACATGGGTGA
- the LOC123208819 gene encoding DNA-3-methyladenine glycosylase 1-like isoform X1 has protein sequence MMKRPSRTSNTADKISQNPTSSSRIPFRPQKIRKLITPAPPNPVDNPVNSPKIVKPLTFDGEIDLALQYLRGTDPLLATLIDTHRPPSFESGRTPFLSLVKSILYQQLAYKAAKSIYDRFLSLLGGEDKVLADAVISISAQRLRELGVSFRKASYIHDLADKYMKGILSDDLILQMDDEMLFKMLTSVKGVGPWSVHMFMMFSLHKPDVLPVSDLGVRKGVQALYGLKELPGALKMEEVCEKWRPYRSVGAWYMWRLMEAKGTSPNGSTGLDGCTDPKCKWIKKRDDCQSIREHG, from the exons ATGATGAAGAGGCCATCTCGGACCAGCAACACTGCAGACAAAATCTCTCAAAACCCAACATCCTCCTCCAGGATTCCATTTCGTCCCCAAAAAATCCGAAAACTTATTACCCCCGCCCCTCCTAATCCTGTCGACAATCCTGTTAATTCGCCCAAAATTGTTAAGCCGCTTACATTCGATGGCGAAATAGACCTCGCTCTGCAATATCTACGCGGCACAGATCCTCTTTTAGCAACCCTCATAGACACACATCGTCCACCCTCATTTGAGTCTGGTCGAACGCCATTTTTGTCTCTCGTTAAGAGTATACTCTATCAGCAACTGGCCTACAAGGCTGCGAAATCAATCTACGATCGTTTCCTCTCCCTGCTTGGGGGCGAAGATAAGGTCCTTGCTGATGCAGTTATATCCATCTCAGCTCAACGGCTACGTGAATTGGGAGTTTCGTTTCGAAAAGCGAGCTACATTCATGACCTAGCAGACAAGTATATGAAGGGGATTTTATCGGATGATTTGATTCTTCAAATGGACGATGAGATGCTTTTCAAAATGTTGACGAGTGTGAAGGGTGTTGGCCCGTGGTCTGTTCACATGTTTATGATGTTCTCACTGCACAAGCCTGATGTTTTACCGGTCAGTGATTTGGGAGTGAGAAAAGGAGTGCAAGCTCTGTATGGATTGAAAGAGTTGCCAGGGGCTTTGAAAATGGAAGAGGTTTGTGAGAAGTGGAGGCCCTACAGGTCTGTTGGGGCTTGGTACATGTGGAGATTAATGGAAGCCAAAGGAACTTCACCAAATGGAAGTACAG GGCTGGATGGTTGCACTGATCCGAAATGTAAATGGATTAAG AAGAGAGATGACTGTCAATCCATTAGAGAACATGGGTGA
- the LOC123208819 gene encoding DNA-3-methyladenine glycosylase 1-like isoform X3 — translation MMKRPSRTSNTADKISQNPTSSSRIPFRPQKIRKLITPAPPNPVDNPVNSPKIVKPLTFDGEIDLALQYLRGTDPLLATLIDTHRPPSFESGRTPFLSLVKSILYQQLAYKAAKSIYDRFLSLLGGEDKVLADAVISISAQRLRELGVSFRKASYIHDLADKYMKGILSDDLILQMDDEMLFKMLTSVKGVGPWSVHMFMMFSLHKPDVLPVSDLGVRKGVQALYGLKELPGALKMEEVCEKWRPYRSVGAWYMWRLMEAKGTSPNGSTEER, via the exons ATGATGAAGAGGCCATCTCGGACCAGCAACACTGCAGACAAAATCTCTCAAAACCCAACATCCTCCTCCAGGATTCCATTTCGTCCCCAAAAAATCCGAAAACTTATTACCCCCGCCCCTCCTAATCCTGTCGACAATCCTGTTAATTCGCCCAAAATTGTTAAGCCGCTTACATTCGATGGCGAAATAGACCTCGCTCTGCAATATCTACGCGGCACAGATCCTCTTTTAGCAACCCTCATAGACACACATCGTCCACCCTCATTTGAGTCTGGTCGAACGCCATTTTTGTCTCTCGTTAAGAGTATACTCTATCAGCAACTGGCCTACAAGGCTGCGAAATCAATCTACGATCGTTTCCTCTCCCTGCTTGGGGGCGAAGATAAGGTCCTTGCTGATGCAGTTATATCCATCTCAGCTCAACGGCTACGTGAATTGGGAGTTTCGTTTCGAAAAGCGAGCTACATTCATGACCTAGCAGACAAGTATATGAAGGGGATTTTATCGGATGATTTGATTCTTCAAATGGACGATGAGATGCTTTTCAAAATGTTGACGAGTGTGAAGGGTGTTGGCCCGTGGTCTGTTCACATGTTTATGATGTTCTCACTGCACAAGCCTGATGTTTTACCGGTCAGTGATTTGGGAGTGAGAAAAGGAGTGCAAGCTCTGTATGGATTGAAAGAGTTGCCAGGGGCTTTGAAAATGGAAGAGGTTTGTGAGAAGTGGAGGCCCTACAGGTCTGTTGGGGCTTGGTACATGTGGAGATTAATGGAAGCCAAAGGAACTTCACCAAATGGAAGTACAG AAGAGAGATGA